From a single Shewanella donghaensis genomic region:
- the rplE gene encoding 50S ribosomal protein L5, protein MAKLHDKYQETVIAELSKKFEYSSVMQVPRIEKITLNMGVGEAIADKKVMEHALRDMTAIAGQKPVVTVARKSVAGFKIREGYPIGCKVTLRGERMWEFLERLVDIAIPRIRDFRGLSAKAFDGRGNYAMGVREQIIFPEIDYDKIDKIRGMDIVITTTAKNDEEGRALLDAFNFPFKK, encoded by the coding sequence ATGGCGAAACTGCATGATAAATATCAAGAGACTGTTATTGCAGAACTTTCTAAAAAGTTTGAATACAGCAGTGTCATGCAAGTCCCTCGGATTGAAAAAATCACCCTTAATATGGGTGTAGGCGAAGCAATTGCAGACAAAAAAGTTATGGAGCACGCGCTTCGTGACATGACTGCAATCGCTGGTCAAAAACCAGTTGTAACTGTTGCTCGAAAATCAGTTGCTGGTTTTAAAATCCGTGAAGGCTACCCTATTGGCTGTAAAGTTACACTGCGCGGTGAGCGTATGTGGGAATTTTTAGAGCGTTTAGTTGACATTGCAATCCCACGTATTCGTGACTTCCGTGGCCTAAGCGCAAAAGCGTTTGACGGTCGTGGTAACTACGCAATGGGTGTGCGTGAGCAAATCATCTTCCCAGAAATCGATTACGATAAAATCGATAAAATTCGTGGTATGGATATTGTTATCACTACTACTGCGAAGAATGATGAAGAAGGTCGTGCTTTGTTAGACGCATTTAACTTCCCATTCAAGAAATAA
- the rplB gene encoding 50S ribosomal protein L2, whose amino-acid sequence MAVIKCKPTSPGRRHVVKVVNSDLHKGKPFAGLLAKKSKSGGRNNTGRITVRHVGGGHKQHYRIIDFKRNKDGIPAKIERLEYDPNRTANIALVLYADGERRYILAAKGMKAGDAIQSGLDADIKTGNAMPLRNIPVGSVVHAVEMKPGKGAQIARSAGAYVQVVARDNQYATLRLRSGEMRKVPVDCRATFGEVGNAEHMLRRLGKAGAKRWRGVRPTVRGVAMNPVDHPHGGGEGRTSGGRHPVSPWGVPTKGYKTRSNKLTDKYIVRRRNK is encoded by the coding sequence ATGGCAGTTATTAAGTGTAAGCCAACCTCTCCAGGTCGTCGCCACGTTGTTAAAGTGGTGAACAGCGACTTGCATAAAGGGAAACCTTTTGCAGGCCTGTTGGCTAAGAAATCTAAAAGTGGTGGCCGTAACAATACGGGTCGCATCACTGTTCGCCACGTTGGTGGTGGACACAAGCAGCATTACCGTATTATTGACTTTAAACGCAATAAAGACGGTATCCCTGCAAAAATTGAACGTCTGGAATATGATCCAAACCGTACAGCTAACATCGCGTTAGTATTGTACGCAGATGGTGAGCGTCGCTACATTCTTGCTGCTAAAGGCATGAAAGCTGGTGATGCAATCCAATCTGGTTTGGATGCTGACATCAAGACTGGTAACGCAATGCCGCTTCGCAACATCCCAGTGGGTAGTGTTGTGCACGCAGTAGAAATGAAACCTGGTAAAGGTGCTCAAATCGCGCGTTCAGCTGGTGCTTACGTTCAAGTTGTTGCTCGTGATAACCAATATGCAACTTTACGTCTTCGCTCTGGCGAAATGCGCAAAGTGCCTGTTGATTGTCGTGCAACATTCGGTGAAGTTGGTAATGCCGAGCACATGCTACGCCGTCTAGGTAAAGCAGGTGCTAAACGCTGGAGAGGCGTACGCCCTACAGTGCGTGGTGTTGCAATGAACCCGGTAGACCATCCACACGGTGGTGGTGAAGGCCGTACTTCTGGTGGACGCCATCCAGTTAGTCCATGGGGTGTGCCAACTAAGGGTTATAAAACTCGTAGTAATAAGCTCACCGACAAGTACATTGTACGTCGTCGTAATAAATAG
- the rpsN gene encoding 30S ribosomal protein S14, which translates to MAKSSMKAREAKRAQLVAKYAEKRLALKAIISAPATSDEDRWEAVLKLQALPRDSSAARQRNRCNQTGRPHGFLRKFGLSRIKLREATMRGEVPGLRKASW; encoded by the coding sequence ATGGCAAAATCATCTATGAAAGCACGTGAAGCAAAACGTGCACAGCTCGTAGCTAAATATGCTGAAAAGCGTTTAGCACTTAAGGCTATTATCAGCGCACCAGCGACTTCTGACGAAGACCGTTGGGAAGCTGTTCTTAAGTTACAAGCTCTACCTCGTGATTCTAGCGCTGCGCGTCAACGCAACCGTTGTAATCAAACTGGTCGTCCACATGGTTTTTTACGTAAATTCGGCCTTAGCCGTATTAAATTACGTGAAGCTACTATGCGTGGCGAAGTTCCTGGTCTGCGTAAGGCCAGCTGGTAA
- the rplF gene encoding 50S ribosomal protein L6, translated as MSRVAKAPVSIPTGVEVTLNEQTITVKGTKGSLTREINKAVSVVLDNGVLTFGPVEGVSNAWAQAGTARALVNNMVVGVTEGFVKKLKLIGVGYRAKAAGSNIDLTLGFSHPLVHKLPAGVTAECPSQTEIVLSGVDKQLIGQVAAEIRSYRPPEPYKGKGVRYADEQVRRKEAKKK; from the coding sequence ATGTCACGTGTCGCAAAAGCACCAGTGTCTATTCCTACCGGCGTAGAGGTGACCTTAAACGAACAGACTATTACTGTAAAAGGTACTAAAGGTAGTCTGACTCGAGAAATCAACAAAGCGGTAAGTGTTGTTCTAGACAACGGCGTACTAACCTTTGGCCCAGTTGAAGGCGTTTCTAACGCTTGGGCTCAAGCAGGTACAGCTCGTGCACTAGTAAACAACATGGTTGTTGGTGTTACTGAAGGATTCGTTAAGAAATTAAAGTTAATTGGTGTTGGTTACCGTGCTAAAGCAGCTGGTAGTAACATTGACCTTACTTTAGGTTTCTCTCATCCTTTGGTTCACAAACTTCCCGCCGGTGTTACTGCAGAGTGCCCTAGCCAAACTGAGATCGTCCTTTCGGGCGTTGATAAACAGTTAATTGGTCAGGTTGCTGCTGAAATTCGTAGCTATCGTCCACCAGAGCCTTACAAAGGCAAAGGTGTTCGTTATGCAGACGAGCAAGTACGCCGTAAAGAGGCTAAGAAGAAGTAG
- the rpsS gene encoding 30S ribosomal protein S19, giving the protein MPRSLKKGPFIDLHLLKKVEKAMEAGDKKPIKTWSRRSMIIPNMIGLTIAVHNGRQHVPVFVTDEMIGHKLGEFSPTRTYRGHAADKKAKKR; this is encoded by the coding sequence ATGCCACGTTCTCTCAAGAAAGGTCCTTTCATTGACCTGCACTTGCTGAAGAAGGTAGAGAAAGCGATGGAAGCGGGAGATAAAAAGCCAATTAAAACTTGGTCTCGCCGCTCAATGATCATCCCAAATATGATTGGGTTGACCATCGCTGTCCATAATGGTCGTCAGCACGTACCTGTGTTCGTAACTGACGAAATGATCGGTCATAAGCTTGGTGAATTTTCACCAACTCGCACTTATCGCGGCCACGCTGCAGATAAGAAAGCGAAGAAGCGTTAA
- the rplV gene encoding 50S ribosomal protein L22 → MEVLAKHRFARTSAQKARLVADQIRGLPVSKALEILTFSPKKAAVLVKKVLDSAIANAEHNEGADIDELKVGQVFVDEAPTMKRIMPRAKGRADRIMKRTSHITVVVSDR, encoded by the coding sequence ATGGAAGTTTTAGCTAAACATCGTTTTGCCCGTACGTCTGCGCAGAAGGCCCGTCTAGTTGCTGATCAAATTCGCGGGTTGCCTGTTTCTAAGGCTCTTGAGATTTTGACCTTCAGCCCTAAGAAAGCCGCCGTACTGGTTAAGAAAGTACTAGATTCAGCTATCGCAAACGCCGAACACAACGAAGGTGCAGATATCGATGAGCTTAAAGTTGGACAAGTCTTTGTTGACGAAGCACCAACTATGAAGCGCATCATGCCTCGTGCCAAAGGCCGCGCTGATCGTATCATGAAGCGTACCAGCCACATTACTGTGGTTGTATCAGATCGCTAG
- the rplP gene encoding 50S ribosomal protein L16: MLQPKRMKFRKMFKGRNRGLANGTEVSFGTFGLKAVGRGRLTARQIESARRAMTRHIKRQGQIWIRVFPDKPITSKPLEVRMGKGKGNVEYWVCQIQPGKVLYEMDGVSEELAREAFALASSKLPIKTTFVTKTVM; the protein is encoded by the coding sequence ATGCTGCAACCTAAACGTATGAAGTTTCGCAAGATGTTCAAAGGCCGTAACCGCGGTCTAGCGAACGGTACTGAAGTAAGCTTTGGTACTTTCGGTTTGAAAGCTGTCGGCCGTGGTCGATTAACAGCTCGTCAAATTGAATCTGCACGTCGTGCCATGACACGTCACATTAAACGTCAAGGACAAATTTGGATTCGAGTTTTCCCTGACAAGCCAATTACCTCTAAGCCTCTTGAAGTGCGTATGGGTAAAGGTAAAGGTAACGTTGAATACTGGGTATGTCAGATTCAACCTGGTAAGGTTCTTTATGAGATGGATGGAGTTTCTGAAGAGTTAGCGCGTGAAGCGTTTGCTTTAGCTTCTTCTAAGCTTCCTATAAAGACTACCTTCGTAACTAAGACGGTGATGTAA
- the rpmC gene encoding 50S ribosomal protein L29 — protein sequence MKASELREKSVEELNAELLGLLREQFNLRMQHATGQLTQTNQLKIVRRNIARVKTIITSKAGA from the coding sequence ATGAAAGCGAGCGAACTAAGAGAAAAGAGCGTTGAAGAACTTAACGCTGAACTACTTGGTCTGCTGCGTGAGCAGTTTAACCTGCGTATGCAACACGCTACTGGTCAATTGACTCAAACGAATCAATTGAAAATAGTGCGTCGTAACATTGCACGCGTTAAGACCATTATTACTTCTAAGGCAGGTGCGTAA
- the rplX gene encoding 50S ribosomal protein L24: MAAKIRRQDEVIVLAGKDKGKRAKVSQVLPTGKLIVEGINLVKKHQKPNPQLGVTGGVIEKEAAMQASNVAIFNQATGKADRVGFRLEDGKKVRFFKSNSELIK; the protein is encoded by the coding sequence ATGGCAGCTAAAATCCGTCGTCAAGACGAAGTAATTGTATTAGCAGGTAAAGACAAGGGTAAACGTGCAAAAGTTTCTCAAGTCCTACCTACTGGTAAGTTGATTGTTGAAGGCATCAATCTCGTTAAAAAACACCAAAAGCCAAACCCACAATTGGGCGTAACTGGTGGTGTAATAGAGAAAGAAGCAGCGATGCAAGCATCAAACGTAGCGATCTTTAACCAAGCCACAGGCAAGGCAGATCGTGTTGGTTTCCGATTAGAAGACGGCAAAAAAGTTCGTTTCTTCAAATCGAATAGTGAACTCATTAAGTAA
- the rplR gene encoding 50S ribosomal protein L18 — protein MDKKTSRLRRATRARKKIQELGVNRLVVHRTPRHIYAQVINPEAQVLAVASTVEKAVKELLKSTGNVDAAKAVGKTVAERAIEKGVTSVAFDRSGFKYHGRVAALADAAREAGLKF, from the coding sequence ATGGATAAGAAAACATCTCGCTTACGCCGCGCTACTCGCGCCCGTAAGAAGATCCAAGAGCTGGGCGTTAATCGTCTGGTTGTACATCGTACACCGCGTCACATTTACGCTCAGGTAATTAATCCTGAAGCTCAGGTGTTGGCAGTTGCTTCAACCGTGGAAAAAGCGGTTAAAGAACTACTAAAGAGTACCGGTAACGTAGACGCAGCGAAAGCAGTAGGTAAAACTGTTGCAGAACGCGCGATCGAAAAAGGTGTAACTTCGGTTGCATTCGACCGTTCTGGTTTCAAGTATCACGGACGCGTAGCAGCATTAGCTGACGCAGCTCGTGAAGCTGGCCTGAAATTCTAA
- the rplW gene encoding 50S ribosomal protein L23, translating to MITEERLLKVILAPHVSEKSTVLAEKNNTVVFRVAIDATKAEIKAAVAKLFEVEVDSVRTLVNKGKTKRTGGRVGRRSDWKKAYVTLAAGADIDFVGGAE from the coding sequence ATGATCACCGAAGAACGTTTGCTAAAAGTTATTCTAGCTCCGCATGTATCTGAAAAGAGTACTGTGCTAGCTGAGAAAAACAACACTGTAGTTTTCCGCGTAGCAATCGATGCGACTAAAGCAGAGATTAAAGCTGCTGTAGCGAAACTTTTCGAAGTTGAAGTTGATAGTGTTCGCACTTTGGTAAACAAAGGCAAAACTAAGCGTACCGGTGGCCGTGTAGGTCGTCGTAGCGATTGGAAAAAAGCCTATGTAACTTTAGCTGCTGGTGCTGACATCGATTTCGTCGGTGGCGCAGAGTAA
- the rpsH gene encoding 30S ribosomal protein S8: MSMQDPIADMLTRIRNGQAANKVSVTMPSAKLKVAIAKLLKDEGYITDYAVAEEAKPELEITLKYFQGNPVVETIQRVSRPGLRIYKGKNELPKVMGGLGVAIVSTSKGLMTDRTARLTGMGGEVICYVA, from the coding sequence ATGAGCATGCAAGATCCTATTGCGGATATGTTAACACGTATTCGTAACGGCCAAGCTGCTAACAAAGTATCAGTTACGATGCCTTCAGCTAAGTTAAAAGTAGCAATAGCGAAATTACTTAAAGACGAAGGTTATATTACTGACTACGCCGTAGCAGAAGAAGCCAAGCCTGAATTAGAAATCACTTTAAAGTATTTCCAAGGCAATCCAGTCGTTGAGACTATCCAGCGCGTAAGTCGTCCTGGTCTTCGTATTTACAAAGGTAAAAACGAACTTCCAAAGGTGATGGGCGGACTGGGTGTCGCAATTGTGTCCACTTCTAAAGGCTTGATGACCGATCGTACTGCCCGCCTAACAGGCATGGGTGGCGAGGTTATCTGCTACGTAGCGTAA
- the rpsC gene encoding 30S ribosomal protein S3, translating into MGQKVHPNGIRLGITKPWISTWYADKSDYASNLNSDWEVRQYLSEKLKAASVSKIVIERPAKSIRVTIHTARPGVVIGKKGEDVEVLRAYVSKITGTTAQINIAEIRKPELDAKLVADSIAQQLERRVMFRRAMKRAVQNAMRIGAQGIKVEVSGRLGGAEIARSEWYREGRVPLHTLRADIDYSTAESHTQYGVIGVKVWIFKGEVLDGTIVALEEPKQQPKRKPRGK; encoded by the coding sequence ATGGGACAGAAAGTACATCCTAATGGTATCCGTTTGGGTATCACGAAGCCTTGGATCTCTACTTGGTACGCCGATAAGTCAGACTACGCAAGTAATCTGAACAGCGACTGGGAAGTTCGTCAATATCTCTCTGAGAAATTGAAGGCTGCTTCAGTATCTAAAATCGTTATCGAGCGTCCTGCGAAGAGCATCCGCGTTACTATTCACACTGCCCGTCCAGGTGTTGTGATTGGTAAGAAAGGTGAAGACGTTGAAGTATTACGTGCATATGTATCTAAAATTACAGGCACTACTGCTCAAATCAACATCGCTGAGATCCGTAAGCCTGAGTTAGACGCAAAGTTAGTTGCTGACAGTATTGCACAGCAATTAGAACGTCGTGTTATGTTCCGTCGCGCTATGAAGCGCGCAGTTCAAAACGCAATGCGCATTGGTGCTCAAGGTATCAAAGTTGAAGTGAGCGGCCGTCTAGGCGGAGCTGAAATCGCACGTTCTGAGTGGTATCGTGAAGGTCGTGTACCTCTACATACTCTACGTGCTGATATCGACTATTCTACAGCTGAAAGTCACACGCAATATGGTGTGATTGGTGTTAAAGTTTGGATCTTCAAAGGTGAAGTTCTAGACGGTACCATCGTAGCATTAGAAGAGCCGAAGCAGCAGCCTAAGCGCAAGCCTCGTGGTAAATAG
- the rpsQ gene encoding 30S ribosomal protein S17, whose amino-acid sequence MSDTTRTLQGRVLSNKMDKSITVAISRQVKHPIYGKYIKRTTKIHAHDETNQCNEGDVVTISQCRPLSKTKSWTLAEVVTKA is encoded by the coding sequence ATGTCTGATACTACCCGTACTTTGCAAGGTCGAGTTCTTAGCAACAAAATGGACAAGTCTATTACAGTTGCTATATCACGCCAAGTGAAACATCCCATTTATGGGAAGTACATTAAGCGTACAACTAAGATCCATGCACATGACGAAACTAATCAGTGTAACGAAGGTGACGTAGTGACTATTAGTCAATGTCGTCCTCTTTCTAAGACTAAGTCTTGGACATTAGCTGAAGTAGTAACAAAAGCCTAA
- the rplN gene encoding 50S ribosomal protein L14 has protein sequence MIQMQSTLDVACNSGARRVQCIKVLGGSHRRYAGIGDVIKVSVKEAIPRAKAKKGDVYNAVVVRTKKGVRRPDGSVIRFDRNAAVLLNANLAPIGTRIFGPVTRELRNEQFMKIVSLAPEVL, from the coding sequence ATGATCCAAATGCAATCGACTCTAGACGTCGCGTGTAATAGTGGCGCTCGTAGAGTTCAGTGTATTAAGGTCTTGGGTGGCTCTCATCGTCGTTATGCCGGTATCGGCGACGTCATTAAAGTTTCTGTTAAAGAAGCTATTCCTCGCGCTAAAGCGAAGAAAGGTGATGTATATAACGCGGTGGTAGTCCGTACTAAGAAAGGCGTACGTCGTCCAGATGGTTCTGTCATTCGCTTCGATCGGAATGCAGCAGTTTTGCTTAACGCAAACCTTGCACCGATTGGTACTCGTATTTTTGGCCCAGTGACACGTGAATTGCGCAATGAGCAGTTTATGAAAATCGTCTCTCTGGCACCTGAAGTACTGTAA